The Priestia megaterium NBRC 15308 = ATCC 14581 region GCGTCTTTCGAATATATTCCTGTTTTAGATTGGGGAATTGTCGCTGAATTACCCGTTGAAGACATTTACAGGCCTTATAAAATGTTTGAAAAAACGCTTTGGATCGTTTCAGGTGTTACGATTTTACTGCTTTCTTTTTTTACTGCGTTATATGCAAGGCAAATTGTGAATCCAATTCATAAACTATATGAATTGGCGGGACAAGTAGCGCGCGGGAATTTTAATCAAAAAATTCCGGAACGAGAAATTGAGCGGGGCGAAATCGGTATTTTATCTAAACAGTTTAATGAAATGATTAGCTATATACGCCATTCTAAAGCGAATTTACAGCAAAAAGAAAATCAGCTAGAGGAACAAAAAACGTTTTTAAGACAAGTTATTGACATTAATCCAAGCTATATTTATGCTATCAATCAAAAAAGGGAATTCATTCTCGTCAATGAATCTTTTGCGATGCTCTTAGGTGAAAAATCTGATGACTTAATTGGACAATCAATTGATAAATATCAGTTCAACCTTCAATCAGATCTTTTATATAAAGGAGCGTTTTCAAACTGTACCCAAAAAGGGACGGTATTAGAAGAACAGTTTAAAGATTCAAAAGGAAACCGGCGCTGGGTCGAAACAGCAAAACTTCCTATTATGAATGAAAAACAGGAAGTGATTCAAATGCTGTGCGTATCGACAGATATTACGGAGCGTAAAAAGGCAGAAGAGAAGCTTAGAACTTCTGAGAAGCTTGCCGTTGTAGGAGAACTTGCAGCTGGAGTTGCCCACGAGATCAAAAATCCTTTGACGTCTTTAAAAGGTTTTGTTCACTTATTAAAAGAACAAAATCCCAAAGATGCTTTGTATATAGATATCATGGAAACTGAATTAGAACGAATGAATGGAATCGTAGAAGAATTTTTGATGTTGGGAAAACCTCAGGTTATGAATGTTGAACCCTTGAATATGCAAGCGCTTGTTCAAGAAGTGTGCTTGCTTCTTGAACCTGAAGCAGTAGAAAAAAAGGTAGCTTTCATATTTGAAAGGGACGACCAGTTACCACAGGTATATGGAGATAAAAATCAGTTAAAACAAGTATTTATTAATATTATTAAAAACTCTATCGAAGCAATGCCGGAAGGAGGAGGGATTCATATTACTATTAAAGCAAAAGAAAACCACCTTTGGCTGCAGCTTGCTGATGAAGGGCAAGGTATTCCTCCTGAACGGTTAATGAAGATAGGTGAGCCTTTTTATAGTACAAAAGAAAAAGGTACAGGTTTAGGGCTGATGGTCAGCTACCGGATTATTAAAGCTCACCGTGCGCAGATGACATTTTCTAGTCAGTTAAATCAAGGAACAAGTGTGGATATATTGTTTCCAATAATAAAAAGGTAGGGGAAGTTTCCCCTACCTTTTTATTATTATACTTATAATATATCGAAAGCCTTGATGGTATTAAAATAAATGAAAGTACTAAAGAAGATATCCACAGGTTAACAAGAAGTTAACTGCTGAATTATATAGGATATTCACAATTTTATCCACACTATTCACATTTTTTCAGAAAATTTACATAAAAATTACCCACTGTCATTTCAAGTTATGAAAGCGGTAATATGCATATTCAATAAAGTTATGCACATTATCCACATAATTGTGGGTAAACTTTGTGGATATAGTAGAGTGGTAAAAAAACTTCAATAACATCTATAAAATCTTCGTATTATTATGTCTACATAATATAAAAACGTCCTTCCGATACAAACTGTACAGAAAGGACGTTAAGATGATCAAGCGTTGGATAGAGATGTTTTGCCTCACTTATTTTTTCGTGTAGCCGCCTGCACGGTCTGCTTTTTTAAACTCACGGCCGTAATAGATTTCTTGAGCGCTACTTAACGTATTTTTTGCGTTTTCTTTTCGTTTTTTTTCAGACATAAAAAAACCTCCAATTAACGTTTTTCGATCATGTTACTTATTTTTTCCAGAATCTCTCGTTTTTAATCATAAAAAAAGCTCTCCGTTACACGGAGAGACTCTTACGCTTCTTTAAGCTGGTGATCTTCTTGAACGTCTTGTTCGTGACGCAAGTAGTATAATGTATACAAGTCTTTTGGAATTTCGTATAAATCATATACGTCTTCATGTTGATTAATTTCATCGTATAAAGCTTTGTGTGTTTCATTTGCAAGTACTGCATAAGGCAGTTTTTCTGCAGCCTTAATAGACCTGATATTGATTTTACGAATTCGCATAAAAATTCGCTCTATATTTAACTCAAAGAACAGTTCATTAAAGAACGCTTCTTTTGCAATTTGATTATATCCTTTTCCATGAAACGGTTTGCCAAGCCAAGTGCCTAAAAAACCAGCTTGGTCCTGTACATCAAATAAATTAATGGTGCCGATAGGGTTACCCCATTCGTCTAAAATCGTGCGAGAAATAATTTCTCCATGATCTTCTGCTTCCATCGTTTGTTTAGTCACAAATAAAAATTCTTCATAGGAATGGGCTTTATGACGAACAAAAGGGAAGACATCAGGATGTACCATGAGTTCGTATAGAGATTGACAGTCATTTAGGTCACGTTTTTTTAACATAACTTTTCCCTCCTGATCGAGGGTATATACAGACTCCAATCAAGTCCCCACCCTCGAAATTTTTTAATAATTAAAAAAATTTCGGGGTGGGAATCGAACCCACTAGAACCAGTTACCTGGTGGCGCACCATTTGCCTTCCCATTACAAGTCAACAAACATAAAAAGTCAACGTGTGATGTTTATGCTTTTGTGAAATTCACATGCTTCTAAACGTATCATACTAAAAAAAATAAAAAAAGAAAATAGGTAAAATGTTAATTTTTTTTAAATAATATTTTACCATCTATCATGGTGAAAAGGGGCTTTGCTAAGTAGTGAAAGGGATGATGGCTCCATAGCACTAAATCAGCGTCTTTTCCTACTTCGATACTGCCGATTCGCTGATCAATACGAAGATTTCGAGCAGCAGCAATCGTGATGCCTTCTAATGCTTTTTGTTCTTCGAGCCCTTCACGTACGGCAATGGATGCACAAATATTTAGGTACTGAATGGGCGTATAAGGATGGTCTGTTGTAATAGAAACTTCTACTCCTTCATTGCAGAGAGCTTGATAGGTTTTCCATGTTTTATTCTTCAGTTCAACCTTTGAGCGGCGTGTTAAAGTTGGTCCCACGCTTACTTTTAAGTTTCTTCCGCCTAGCTCTTTAGCAATTAAGTGACCTTCTGTACAGTGTTCAATACGAACGTCTAAATTAAATTCATCTGCCAAGCGCAGAGCTGATAGAATATCATCGGCTCGGTGAGCATGAATTCGAACGGGAATCTCTCTATTCAGTGCTTGAATGAGTGGTTTGATTCGCAAATCATCTTTATTGTCACTGCTTTTTGCATGATAAAAGGCTTCTCTCAGCATCCCCATAATACCCATTCGTGTAATGGATTCCTTGTTGCCATGGCTGTGGATTCGTTTTGGATTTTCTCCTAGCGCAATCTTAAGTCCAGCTGTCTCTTGAATCAACATTTGAGAAATACTTGTTCCGGCTGTTTTAATAACGGACGTTGTACCTCCGATCACATTTGCACTTCCAGGCATAATGTGTACAGACGTAATACCCGCTTCAATGGCATCTTTAAACCCAGGATCTAAAGGATGTACGCTGTCAAAAGCTCGGATATGCGGAGTCATAGGCTCGATTGTTTCGTTAGCATCATTTCCGGCCCAGCCGGTTCCTTCATCATATAGTCCTAGATGTGTATGAACATCAATAAATCCAGGGAATAAGTAACGCTGTTTGCAGTCAATGACTTCTACTTGAAGAGGAGGCTGCAAGTTTGGCCCAATTAAAACAATTTTTCCATCTTGAATGAGCACATCATTATTATAAATAGGTTTTGACGTAATAGGATAGAGCGTTGCATTTTTCAAGAGAATGGTTTTCATAAAGGATGCTCCTATCTATCGGCAGCTTAGTCACCTGTTTTAGGTAAATATCAGGAAATAACTAGAGTAAATCTCGCAATGCATCTTCTAATACAGTATATGTAAAAATGTAATTCTGTTGAATCAATTTTTCAGGTAAAACACGCTGTCCTTTCAAAATAATCATACTCATTTCTCCCATCAGCAGCTGAAGGCCAAAGCTAGGTACGGGCATCCAGTGAGGGCGATTTAACACTTTGCCAATCTTCTTTCCAAACTCTTTCATTTGGACGGGATTTGGGGCAGTTACGTTAACAGGTCCTTCTATTTGTTTGGTATGAATACAATAATCAATAATTTTGACGACGTCTTGAAGATGCACCCAAGACATCCACTGCTCTCCTGAACCAACTGTTCCTCCTGCAAATAATTTATAAGGAAGGGCAGTAGAAGGGAGTGCCCCGCCATCTTTGCCTAATATAACGCCGAACCTTGTTAAAACAGTACGAATATTGAGTTCCATCGCTTTTAACGCTTCATTTTCCCACTTTTTTACCGTTTCAGCTAAAAAGTCTGTGCCGATGGATGGAGAAGCTTCTGTGAATGTTTCTGTAGTTGATGTCCCGTAATAACCAACTGCGCTTGCATTTACATAAAGGGACGGTTTTTCGGGTAAGGCAGCCATAATACGAAGGATTTCTTGAGTAGAAGAAAGGCGACTTTCCACAATGGCTTTTTTGCGCTCGTCCGTCCAGCGGCCGCTGTTAAGTGAAACGCCAGCTAAATTGATAAAAACGTCTGCTCCTTCTACATGCTCTTCAGGTTGGCTGCTTTCTTGCATCCACTCTACATATTTAAGTTTCGGATCTCTTGCAGCTTTATCTGCATTGCGTGTTAAAATATATACATAATGTTTTTGTGTTAAAAAATGTTTTGTTAAAGCTTTACCTACGAACCCAGTTCCTCCAGCAATAACAATTTTCATACGAATTTCCTCCTTTATTGAGATAAATAAAAATGTGTATGATATGTTTGGCGGTTCTTCAGCCATCAATTTAATGAGAAATATGAGGTGAAGGTGTATGCCTGTTGTCACAAAAATCACAACGCAAAAGAATAGCGGTGAACGTTATAATGTGTACTTAGATTATGGTAAAGGTGAAGAGTTTGGCTTTGGTGTTGACGAAAATGTCCTCATCAAATATGACTTGAAAAAAGGTCGTGAGCTTGATGAATTTGAATTAACGGAAATTCAGTACGCAGATGATGAGAAAAAAGCTTATAATTTAGCGATCACTTACTTATCTTATCGAATGCGCTCTGAAAAAGAGGTACATGATTATTTGAAGAAAAAAGAAATTAACTCTACTATTATTCAACAAGTTATTCAGAAATTAGTCAGCCACCGTTATTTAAATGATGAAGAGTTTGCAAAAGCATTCGTGTTAACTCAAATGAACACGACATCAAAAGGACCAAGTGTGATTCAAAGAGAATTAAAAGAAAAGGGAATTTCTGATTCCACTATTACCCTTAGTTTATGTGAATACCCTGAAGAACAGCAAATTCAAACTGCTGTGAAATTAATTGAAAAGTTAAAAGGAAAATATAAAAAATTATCTCAAGTAATGATGAAACAAAAAATGGAACAAGCATTGGCAGTGAAGGGCTATTCATTTTCTATTATTCAAGAAGCATTTCAGCGCACGAATACAGAAAAAGAAAGCGATGAGGCATGGGAAGCTCTGCAATACCAAGGAATGAAAGCTCATCGTCGTTTTTCAAAGTATGAAGGCTGGGAATATCAGCAAAAAATGAAGCAGGCTCTTTATAGGAAAGGATTCTCTATTGACCAAATTCAATCATTTCTAGATTCTATTGAAGAGGAATAAAGGCGGGACAAAAGTATGTTAGTTAAAGGGAAATCCGAACGATGAATCGAGATTCTTGATGGAGAATCCAACTCGTTCGGATTTTTTATTGTGATGGTAAACGTAAACTTCATGTGTTTAGTTGGTTCTAGCAGTGGATTGGAGGGCAAGACGAAGACTCCTGCCGTCCCCGGAAAGGGAGAAGTCCTGCACGGAAATCACCCGCTGTGTCACAAGCAATTCCTATAAGATCATTTATACAATGTGTTTATCTTTAGAATAGATTAATGCAGTTATGTTTCACTCTTTTTTAAAACAAAATATCTTCTGAGTCATTCTGCTGTTTATAAATAATCTCAGCAATTTCGGAAGCCGAGCGCAATCGGCTTTTATCTTTAATGTGGTTGTTGTGATCCCAAAAAGGGGTATTCATGCCTCCCATGTAAGCTGCAATCACATGAAGGCTGGTATCTTGGTATTCCACTTTTAAACTTTCTGTAAATCCCCTTACGCCAAACTTACTTGCCACATAGACGCTTTCATTAGCTTTCCCGCGAAGTCCTGCAGTTGAAATGATATTCATAACTTTAGGTTCAGGTCTCGTCAAGAGATGAGGCATAAGCGCTTGTGTTAAAAAAATAGTTCCTTTTACATTTGTATCGATGACTTCATCGATGGCTTGTTTTGTATAATCGGTCAAAGGACCAAAATGTCCAATGCCTGCATTGTTGATAAGGATATCTACTGAATGCTGCATCAGCAGTTTTTCTACAGATTTTCCTACTTCTTCATACTTTGTAATATCTACAGACATCGTATATACGTTGTCTCCTAGCTCATGCTGCGCCTCTTTTAATTTATGTTGATTGCGTCCAGCTAGAATGACGTTGTAGTCTTTTGCGTAAAGTTTAGCGAGCTCTTTTCCAAGACCCGTCGCACCGCCCGTGATTAGCACTGTTTTCATTCCCAAAACTCCCTTTTCATAGTCTCCCTTTAGTTATACCTTTTGTTATAATAAAATGAAAGCAAACAAGGGGGAAAACAGCATGTCTGAAAAACGTTACAGTGATATGACGACGTATGAACTTCAACAAGAAATTGGGTCTCTTCAAGAAAAAGCACGAAAAGCTGAGCAGCTTGGCATGGTCAATGAGTATGCAGTATTAGAAAGAAAAGTAACAATGGCTAGGTCGTATTTATTGGATCCCGAAGCGTTTAAAGCAGGGGAAGTATATGAAATTCAAGGAGATCCGGGTTCATATTTTAAAATTGATTATATGAACGGAGTTTTTGCGTGGGGATTTAGGCTTGGCTCACCGCAAAACGAAGAGGCACTGCCTATTTCCATGTTGAAAAAATAAAGGGATGAACAAGCAGCACGAAGTGTGCTGCTTGTTTGATTTCTATATTCACTCTATTTTTAAACGTAAAGCAAGCGGTTATTCTTCGCGCTCATTAGAAGCATGCATACGTTCTTGAGGATGCGTGTTAATTGTTCCATTTGCACGTTTTGAAGCGTACTCAGCTTTTGCGCGAGGTTCGCCTTCAAGCTTAGTATGATGTTGGTTTGTAAAATCTTTTGCTTTATTGCGCATAGATACCTCTCCTTTTACAACAGAAAGCGTTGCGGTTATGATATAGTACATGAGGGAGTGAATAACTCCGCATTTATAGTGTAAGTTAAAAGTGCAAACATACTCATAAAGAATTTTGGTAATCGAGGTGTTCTTATGAACGATATATTTGAAAGATTAACGAATCAGCTCTTAAATAAAAACAGTTCGCTCTCATATGCTCAAGCACGCACGTGGGTCGAGCTTTTCTGGGAAGATTTTGAGTCATCTTACGCAAAAGCAGGATATGATTATAAAGGGAAAGAAGCGACGGAAAAGGTTGTTACGATGTATATCAACAGCTACGGAGACAAACTTCATGAAATCGCGGTTAAAAACCCTAAATATCAGCATTTATTAAATAACGATGACTATTTAAAACATTAAATAAAAACGAACCGTCTTCTCAAGACGGTTCGTTTTTGGGTTTCATATTTGTTCTTGTTATGATTAGTGCGGGAGATAATCAAGCTTTTTACGCAATTTTTTCTCACTGAAAATCCAACCTGTGTACGAACAAATGATATTTAAATCGTAATCAAGCTGGACTACGGCTACAAATGGATAGTAGTCTTTGCTGCGGTAGCGTAAATCAATAAAGCGCACTTCAATGTGGTCGTTATATTCATCCAGTTCCCATCTATAAATAGGTGAAAATGAAAGAAAAGCAGATAAATTTTCATCTTTTTTCGCTACTTCAATTACGGCTGATTCGGGAATTGGAACTTTATCAAACGTATCATAAATAAAAATTTCTTCTCCGATTGCTCTTCCTACATGAAAATACTTTTCGGTCGTCACAGCTAAGTGCCAGTGAGTGAAACGCAGCGTAGGAGAGATATTGAGCTTGATAACATCAGGAAACTGTTTTCGAAGCTTCTTGGCGATTTGGTGGCGCATATAAAAGCGCAATCCATAGTAAAATGCCAATAACACATACAGCGTAATGAATGTTGGTCCTGGCTCTGCTCCAATAAACCAGATTAAAATCGCAAGTACGTGAGCTGAGAAAATCACGTAATCAAACGTGTTGATTACGCCAAGCGCAATCCATTTATTTGTGAAAGGCCGTAAAGCTTGCGTACCATAAGCGTTAAAGATATCAACAAAAACGTGAATAATGACGCCTGCAAAGGTCCACATCCATAGATGCAGCAAGTTAGCTCCTGGCAGCAGAAGCGAAAGAATGAGCACAATAAGCAAAGGCCATAAAATAACGGCCGGGATAGAATGTGTAATTCCACGGTGATTGCGGATATACTGTGCATTGTTTCGCAACTTTAAAACAGTGTCTAAATCAGGTGCTAATGACCCGGCCATTACGCCAATCATTACAGCATCCAGTGTGGCTGTATTCGCAGATACAGTGGGGTCTAATGTTGCAAGGCCGCCTAAAGCGATTCCCATTGCAATGTGTGTACCAGTATCCAGAGCGAACTCCTCCTTTGTAAAATGACAATCTTAGAGTATCCTAATTCAGCATGGAAGCTTGATTCAGGGCGAAAAATCTCGCTTTATTACTAACGCAGCAAATTAGCTGTTTTTATTCATTATTTGAACAATTCATTTTACTATTCATATTTGTAGTTGTTATAAGGTTATCATAAAGTTACTAAGATTCAAAAAGCAACACATTGTATATGTATAGTTAATACCTCGGAGGCTATGACGTGAAACAAAGTAAAGATATTGTACAAAATTTCGATATTCGAGCATTTCAAGATGACTTAATCTCTTGGTTTGAGCAGGAACAGCGCATTCTACCTTGGCGTCAAGATCAGGACCCTTATAAAGTGTGGGTATCTGAAATTATGCTTCAACAAACGAGAGTAGATACGGTCATTCCGTATTTTAATAATTTTATTAGCAAATTTCCCACTATTAAAGATTTAGCTTATGCGAATGAAGATGATGTGTTAAAAGCGTGGGAAGGATTAGGCTATTATTCCCGTGCCCGTAATTTACAAACCGCCGTTCGAGAAGTTCACGAACAATACGGGGGAGAAGTTCCGAATACGCCAGCAGAAATCTCTAAACTAAAAGGAGTAGGCCCTTATACAACAGGAGCTATTTTAAGTATTGCATACGGAGTGCCGCAACCTGCTGTAGATGGAAATGTCATGCGTGTGCTATCGCGCATTTTATCCGTTTGGGATGATATTGCAAAACCGAAAACAAGAAAGCTGTTTGAAGATATCGTGCATGAAATTATTTCAAAAGATAATCCTTCCTATTTCAATCAAGGCATGATGGAACTGGGCGCCATTGTCTGTACACCAACTTCTCCTTCCTGTTTGTTATGTCCAGTTCGCGAACACTGCCGCGCGTTTGAAGAAGGAGTGCAGAATGAGCTTCCTGTTAAATCAAAGAAAAAAGCGCCGCGTGCTCTTCAGCTTGCTGCAGTGGTGATTAGAGACGAGGACGGAAATTATCTGATTCATAAACGTCCAAGCAAAGGACTTTTAGCTAACCTATGGGAATTTCCAAATATAGAAGTAGATCTTAGTATAGCGCCAGATCATCAGCAGCTTCAGGCATTTATTCAAAATGAGTACGGAGCTGATATTAAAATTAATGCGCCGTTTACCACAATTCAGCACGTATTTTCTCATATCGTCTGGAATGTCACAGTATATGAAGCAGAGCTGGTAAGTGATATCAGTGCATTAAAAAACTTGAAAGTAGTTTCTGAAAAAGATTTAGAACAATATGCATTTCCTGTTTCCCATCAAAAAATCTTAAAAGAATATTTACTTGTTAAATAAAAGAAGCGTGGATAAACTCCGCGCTTCTTTTATTTAATCATATGAAACATGCGTGCCGTGTGTATAATCTGCTTCGTGGCGCTGTAACCCGCCCCGTGCTTCAATTTCTTTAATAATTTGCTGATGAATACTTTGTCCTTCAGCATTTAAATACGGCGTCATTTGCTGTAAAGAGTGATGGAAAAACGCAAGCTCGCTGTCTTTCCACTCGCTTTTAGAAATCATTGAAAGAGCCGTCATGTCTCTACCTACATACATTCTATTCACCTCGTTCATTTTATCAAGTTTTATCTATTTTCCCTATATTACTTGTTTCTTATGCGATAAAATCAGTACAATGTAAAGATAATATGATACATAAGGGAGATGACATCATGTCACAAAAGGTAGCACTAGTTACAGGAAGC contains the following coding sequences:
- a CDS encoding PAS domain-containing sensor histidine kinase; this translates as MKWFKSHTFWKIFTINVLLICTVLTLMFIVSRVMLPNISQDQYRQVTDKTVKRMKEQINVVIKDIWSLGDEVQQDPIFLSDDEQEIDKELQKIVNISPYIDSGTIFNVKGYVEHYYPNDLKNMKHVNLSKRKYFQEALRTKKIYLSDVVSADTKHYIVVMAIPILDGQQNVKKVVNLALRIEENKSFQSIFQTFDIGENGYTFIVDRNGRIISHPEKQRIGENAKKNEIVQKTMNHKSGYQRVVNTEGKYFFASFEYIPVLDWGIVAELPVEDIYRPYKMFEKTLWIVSGVTILLLSFFTALYARQIVNPIHKLYELAGQVARGNFNQKIPEREIERGEIGILSKQFNEMISYIRHSKANLQQKENQLEEQKTFLRQVIDINPSYIYAINQKREFILVNESFAMLLGEKSDDLIGQSIDKYQFNLQSDLLYKGAFSNCTQKGTVLEEQFKDSKGNRRWVETAKLPIMNEKQEVIQMLCVSTDITERKKAEEKLRTSEKLAVVGELAAGVAHEIKNPLTSLKGFVHLLKEQNPKDALYIDIMETELERMNGIVEEFLMLGKPQVMNVEPLNMQALVQEVCLLLEPEAVEKKVAFIFERDDQLPQVYGDKNQLKQVFINIIKNSIEAMPEGGGIHITIKAKENHLWLQLADEGQGIPPERLMKIGEPFYSTKEKGTGLGLMVSYRIIKAHRAQMTFSSQLNQGTSVDILFPIIKR
- a CDS encoding YfhE family protein, producing MSEKKRKENAKNTLSSAQEIYYGREFKKADRAGGYTKK
- a CDS encoding GNAT family N-acetyltransferase; this translates as MLKKRDLNDCQSLYELMVHPDVFPFVRHKAHSYEEFLFVTKQTMEAEDHGEIISRTILDEWGNPIGTINLFDVQDQAGFLGTWLGKPFHGKGYNQIAKEAFFNELFFELNIERIFMRIRKINIRSIKAAEKLPYAVLANETHKALYDEINQHEDVYDLYEIPKDLYTLYYLRHEQDVQEDHQLKEA
- a CDS encoding amidohydrolase, with the translated sequence MKTILLKNATLYPITSKPIYNNDVLIQDGKIVLIGPNLQPPLQVEVIDCKQRYLFPGFIDVHTHLGLYDEGTGWAGNDANETIEPMTPHIRAFDSVHPLDPGFKDAIEAGITSVHIMPGSANVIGGTTSVIKTAGTSISQMLIQETAGLKIALGENPKRIHSHGNKESITRMGIMGMLREAFYHAKSSDNKDDLRIKPLIQALNREIPVRIHAHRADDILSALRLADEFNLDVRIEHCTEGHLIAKELGGRNLKVSVGPTLTRRSKVELKNKTWKTYQALCNEGVEVSITTDHPYTPIQYLNICASIAVREGLEEQKALEGITIAAARNLRIDQRIGSIEVGKDADLVLWSHHPFHYLAKPLFTMIDGKILFKKN
- a CDS encoding TIGR01777 family oxidoreductase → MKIVIAGGTGFVGKALTKHFLTQKHYVYILTRNADKAARDPKLKYVEWMQESSQPEEHVEGADVFINLAGVSLNSGRWTDERKKAIVESRLSSTQEILRIMAALPEKPSLYVNASAVGYYGTSTTETFTEASPSIGTDFLAETVKKWENEALKAMELNIRTVLTRFGVILGKDGGALPSTALPYKLFAGGTVGSGEQWMSWVHLQDVVKIIDYCIHTKQIEGPVNVTAPNPVQMKEFGKKIGKVLNRPHWMPVPSFGLQLLMGEMSMIILKGQRVLPEKLIQQNYIFTYTVLEDALRDLL
- the recX gene encoding recombination regulator RecX, which encodes MPVVTKITTQKNSGERYNVYLDYGKGEEFGFGVDENVLIKYDLKKGRELDEFELTEIQYADDEKKAYNLAITYLSYRMRSEKEVHDYLKKKEINSTIIQQVIQKLVSHRYLNDEEFAKAFVLTQMNTTSKGPSVIQRELKEKGISDSTITLSLCEYPEEQQIQTAVKLIEKLKGKYKKLSQVMMKQKMEQALAVKGYSFSIIQEAFQRTNTEKESDEAWEALQYQGMKAHRRFSKYEGWEYQQKMKQALYRKGFSIDQIQSFLDSIEEE
- a CDS encoding SDR family NAD(P)-dependent oxidoreductase, with product MKTVLITGGATGLGKELAKLYAKDYNVILAGRNQHKLKEAQHELGDNVYTMSVDITKYEEVGKSVEKLLMQHSVDILINNAGIGHFGPLTDYTKQAIDEVIDTNVKGTIFLTQALMPHLLTRPEPKVMNIISTAGLRGKANESVYVASKFGVRGFTESLKVEYQDTSLHVIAAYMGGMNTPFWDHNNHIKDKSRLRSASEIAEIIYKQQNDSEDILF
- a CDS encoding YfhH family protein, which translates into the protein MSEKRYSDMTTYELQQEIGSLQEKARKAEQLGMVNEYAVLERKVTMARSYLLDPEAFKAGEVYEIQGDPGSYFKIDYMNGVFAWGFRLGSPQNEEALPISMLKK
- a CDS encoding small, acid-soluble spore protein K, whose product is MRNKAKDFTNQHHTKLEGEPRAKAEYASKRANGTINTHPQERMHASNEREE
- a CDS encoding YfhJ family protein is translated as MNDIFERLTNQLLNKNSSLSYAQARTWVELFWEDFESSYAKAGYDYKGKEATEKVVTMYINSYGDKLHEIAVKNPKYQHLLNNDDYLKH
- a CDS encoding metal-dependent hydrolase, yielding MGIALGGLATLDPTVSANTATLDAVMIGVMAGSLAPDLDTVLKLRNNAQYIRNHRGITHSIPAVILWPLLIVLILSLLLPGANLLHLWMWTFAGVIIHVFVDIFNAYGTQALRPFTNKWIALGVINTFDYVIFSAHVLAILIWFIGAEPGPTFITLYVLLAFYYGLRFYMRHQIAKKLRKQFPDVIKLNISPTLRFTHWHLAVTTEKYFHVGRAIGEEIFIYDTFDKVPIPESAVIEVAKKDENLSAFLSFSPIYRWELDEYNDHIEVRFIDLRYRSKDYYPFVAVVQLDYDLNIICSYTGWIFSEKKLRKKLDYLPH
- the mutY gene encoding A/G-specific adenine glycosylase, whose protein sequence is MKQSKDIVQNFDIRAFQDDLISWFEQEQRILPWRQDQDPYKVWVSEIMLQQTRVDTVIPYFNNFISKFPTIKDLAYANEDDVLKAWEGLGYYSRARNLQTAVREVHEQYGGEVPNTPAEISKLKGVGPYTTGAILSIAYGVPQPAVDGNVMRVLSRILSVWDDIAKPKTRKLFEDIVHEIISKDNPSYFNQGMMELGAIVCTPTSPSCLLCPVREHCRAFEEGVQNELPVKSKKKAPRALQLAAVVIRDEDGNYLIHKRPSKGLLANLWEFPNIEVDLSIAPDHQQLQAFIQNEYGADIKINAPFTTIQHVFSHIVWNVTVYEAELVSDISALKNLKVVSEKDLEQYAFPVSHQKILKEYLLVK